In Brachypodium distachyon strain Bd21 chromosome 2, Brachypodium_distachyon_v3.0, whole genome shotgun sequence, one genomic interval encodes:
- the LOC112270743 gene encoding E3 ubiquitin-protein ligase SINA-like 10: protein MAAPSKRNALVNVTVEDTDALDCGVCWLPLKPPIFQCQVGHVFCLPCRDKLVQTSARCPVCGGEIVDDDGAYRRNHGLEKLLASIRVPCPNAARGCSAKPAYYDRQAHVKTCPCRPCHCPATACCFAGSKAKLLQHFPSVHRWPLTKLTHRRWQVIQLRHGFNVLDVGDSYDAAKRLICLLLVVSSGRRLGCAIYPVCLDAGGGGIDGCDLELDVSRHNDETDSGDCPA from the exons ATGGCTGCGCCGTCAAAGCGCAATGCGCTGGTGAACGTGACAGTCGAGGACACCGACGCCCTCGATTGCGGCGTCTGCTGGCTCCCTCTCAAGCCGCCCATCTTCCAG TGTCAAGTCGGCCACGTGTTCTGCCTGCCGTGCCGCGACAAGCTGGTCCAGACGTCGGCGCGATGCCCCGTGTGCGGCGGCGAGatcgtcgacgacgacggggcCTACCGGCGGAACCACGGCCTGGAGAAGCTGCTGGCGTCCATCCGCGTGCCATGCCCCAACGCCGCCCGGGGCTGCTCCGCAAAGCCAGCCTACTACGACCGGCAAGCCCATGTCAAGACATGCCCCTGCCGGCCATGCCACTGCCCGGCAACAGCCTGCTGCTTCGCCGGCTCCAAGGCGAAGCTCCTGCAGCACTTCCCCTCCGTGCACAGGTGGCCCTTAACCAAGCTCACGCATCGGCGCTGGCAGGTGATCCAGCTCCGCCACGGCTTCAACGTCCTGGACGTCGGCGACTCCTACGATGCCGCCAAGCGCCTTATCTgcctgctgctggtggtgtcCAGCGGGCGGCGTCTTGGATGCGCCATCTACCCTGTGTGCCTGGACGCTGGCGGAGGCGGCATTGATGGATGCGACCTCGAGCTCGACGTCTCGCGGCACAACGACGAAACCGATAGTGGCGACTGCCCGGCCTAG